A genomic segment from bacterium encodes:
- a CDS encoding DUF1175 domain-containing protein, translating to MKASLCRRNFPALWAAVIFLLSCSEPPASPPPGVALAPAEISQAAGNDAMSDRDADGFPDAAELPDEQDRLSFRRWFVTLAESQLYKEDPAWRQDDHDCAGLLRFAYREALKRHDTNWLRRKPFLHEAAIADVRRFQYPNVPLLATRIFRTGPGSFRPADLQDTTFAVTATAGKLRSYNTVFLGRTLEQLLPGDLLFYLNPGDVHMPQHSMIFAGAWQRPPSWDDGVIYHTGPRDDHPGALKLVRLADLRQHPEERWHPVPENPYFLGFYRWKILE from the coding sequence TTGAAAGCATCGCTCTGCCGGCGCAACTTCCCGGCGCTTTGGGCAGCCGTCATTTTTCTGCTCTCCTGTTCTGAGCCGCCCGCCAGTCCACCACCCGGCGTTGCTTTGGCACCGGCCGAAATCTCGCAGGCCGCGGGAAACGATGCGATGAGCGACCGGGATGCCGACGGCTTCCCGGATGCCGCCGAATTGCCGGACGAGCAGGATCGCCTGAGCTTTCGCCGCTGGTTCGTGACGCTCGCGGAATCGCAACTTTACAAGGAAGACCCGGCTTGGCGGCAGGACGATCACGATTGCGCCGGTTTGCTGCGCTTCGCTTATCGTGAAGCGCTGAAGCGGCACGACACCAATTGGCTGCGGCGCAAGCCCTTTCTGCACGAGGCTGCGATTGCGGACGTGCGCCGGTTTCAATATCCGAACGTGCCGTTGCTGGCAACGCGAATCTTCCGCACCGGGCCCGGTTCCTTCAGGCCCGCGGATTTGCAGGATACGACTTTTGCCGTGACCGCGACCGCCGGCAAATTGCGCAGCTACAACACGGTTTTTCTCGGCAGAACGCTCGAGCAACTGCTGCCCGGCGATTTGCTGTTTTATCTCAATCCCGGCGACGTGCACATGCCACAGCACTCGATGATCTTTGCGGGCGCGTGGCAACGGCCGCCGAGCTGGGACGACGGGGTGATCTATCACACCGGCCCGCGTGACGATCATCCCGGCGCTTTGAAGCTGGTGCGCCTGGCGGATCTGCGGCAGCATCCGGAGGAGCGCTGGCACCCGGTGCCGGAAAACCCCTACTTTTTGGGATTCTATCGCTGGAAGATTTTGGAATGA
- a CDS encoding type IV secretory system conjugative DNA transfer family protein produces MRRLGEFLLSLMALPFLLPWHLAEKLFEYLVQPLIFKHYRVGLDDRKRRNLRLVIVGAGTLVLAYLAWTFYEVRQLFPSYAAFFAKGHIYFVTMANDLIRLTQALLWPVNVTLTFVQGSRVAFWHLLLALYLCFLPALFLFNLLLRIVTTTRSLGQAVTLRNQAVRDVDLVRFAEKAGPDEIFVGLDMNRNHAPFYLKRQWLKGHAQIIGAAGSGKTESIIQPIWFQEVRRNVATFVIDGKGSRRNLDRFYTIATSLAQGHEVIYFNPGDPDRSATYNPVLTGSAGEIRQKIIASLNWAEAAGGAKERTSFYLDLIIRAIKETGRFISLEEIYQYLTSKTHLHNELRKIRNRSAYEGLFEVMENYSRFQTETEFLATTLREICQSDYAWLLDTDEPEIDIAGIYLRRKDCYFTLPMHSGAPAMHFLGQLILQDMATSFARVTLNPMSDAGAGNEGLLIIDELAHFVNPGFIELLRVCRNAQVSVCYTNQSFAELSNPALHLSPAFVEELADHTNATFCFHLGSTESIRAILQRIGQGSGKSEAAPAPPPARGKPGAGSAPSAASAGGIAINEELLKHLEVGRCLAFIRQPRVLAILKTGYFKFEKPLSFEGRKSEKQVVAPSGAAG; encoded by the coding sequence TTGAGGCGACTTGGTGAATTTCTTCTGAGCCTGATGGCTCTTCCCTTTCTCTTGCCGTGGCATCTGGCCGAAAAACTGTTCGAGTACCTGGTCCAGCCCCTGATCTTCAAGCATTATCGCGTCGGCCTGGATGACCGCAAGCGCAGGAACCTCCGTCTCGTCATTGTCGGCGCAGGCACGCTCGTGCTTGCCTATCTCGCGTGGACTTTCTATGAAGTCCGCCAGCTCTTTCCCTCGTATGCCGCATTCTTTGCCAAGGGCCATATCTATTTCGTGACCATGGCCAACGATCTCATTCGCCTCACGCAAGCGCTGCTCTGGCCGGTGAATGTGACCCTCACCTTCGTGCAGGGCAGCCGGGTCGCTTTCTGGCATCTGTTGCTGGCGCTCTACTTGTGCTTTCTGCCCGCGCTGTTCTTGTTCAATTTGCTGCTGCGCATCGTCACCACCACCCGCTCGCTGGGCCAGGCCGTGACCCTGCGCAACCAGGCGGTGCGCGACGTGGACCTCGTGCGCTTTGCCGAAAAGGCCGGCCCCGATGAGATCTTTGTTGGACTCGATATGAACCGCAACCACGCGCCGTTCTATCTCAAACGCCAGTGGCTCAAGGGTCACGCCCAAATCATCGGCGCCGCCGGCAGCGGCAAAACCGAGAGCATCATCCAGCCTATTTGGTTTCAGGAGGTGCGGCGCAACGTCGCCACCTTCGTCATCGACGGCAAAGGCTCACGCCGCAATCTCGACCGCTTCTACACCATCGCCACCTCGCTGGCACAGGGGCATGAAGTAATCTATTTCAATCCCGGCGACCCTGACCGCTCCGCGACCTACAATCCCGTGCTCACCGGCAGCGCCGGCGAAATCCGCCAGAAGATCATCGCCAGCCTGAATTGGGCCGAGGCCGCCGGCGGCGCAAAGGAACGCACGTCGTTCTATCTCGATTTGATCATTCGCGCCATCAAAGAAACCGGACGGTTCATCAGCCTGGAAGAGATTTATCAGTACCTCACTTCGAAGACACATCTGCACAACGAACTGCGCAAGATTCGCAACCGTTCGGCCTATGAGGGCCTGTTCGAGGTGATGGAGAACTACTCCCGCTTTCAAACCGAAACCGAGTTTCTCGCCACCACGCTGCGCGAGATTTGCCAGTCGGATTATGCCTGGCTGCTGGACACCGACGAGCCGGAGATCGACATTGCCGGCATCTATCTCCGCCGCAAGGATTGCTACTTCACGCTGCCGATGCACAGCGGCGCGCCGGCCATGCACTTTCTCGGCCAGCTCATTCTGCAGGACATGGCCACCAGCTTCGCGCGCGTCACCTTGAATCCCATGAGTGATGCCGGCGCGGGCAATGAAGGCTTGCTGATCATCGACGAACTGGCGCATTTCGTCAATCCCGGCTTCATCGAGCTGCTGCGCGTGTGCCGCAATGCGCAGGTGAGCGTGTGTTACACCAACCAGTCGTTCGCGGAGCTGTCCAACCCGGCGCTGCACTTGAGTCCTGCGTTTGTCGAGGAATTGGCGGATCACACCAACGCCACGTTTTGCTTTCACCTCGGCAGCACGGAGAGCATTCGCGCCATCCTGCAGCGCATCGGCCAGGGCAGCGGCAAGAGTGAAGCCGCGCCTGCGCCGCCCCCGGCCAGAGGCAAGCCCGGCGCCGGCAGCGCGCCCTCCGCCGCGAGTGCCGGCGGCATTGCGATCAACGAAGAGCTGCTCAAACACCTCGAAGTTGGCCGCTGCCTGGCGTTCATCCGCCAGCCGCGCGTGCTGGCGATATTGAAGACGGGCTATTTCAAATTTGAAAAACCGCTGAGTTTTGAGGGGAGGAAGAGTGAGAAGCAGGTTGTTGCGCCTTCAGGCGCGGCGGGGTGA
- a CDS encoding T9SS type A sorting domain-containing protein, with protein MKWLTPLLIAALCSFSNAQWSANPDSNSWIPKGGYEQVPLADTDGEGGVIVAWDENFGYGGIWANRVDKHGYYRWGLNGVRVSPPGGLRNVTNVISDGRSGALIVWDDYSKSDPSAQRPENEIYVQRIDSTGRILWNASGVLIRARIPQSQCGDYWIVTSDHNTFIISWNDDRRTLAPDPYDFYAQRIDLDGKLYWQANGKRLNEETNVTTGTRRVIEDSENGFLMVWFNPAGQQDVIVDRFSRTGEMVWSQGHVHANTGGAFEAVTDGQGGVIVVGAYFPGGGFVSQGRIQRIDRNGCLCWSDSAVVFVRNRKQYLSHRIVPTLHSGATVTWSDCQSLDSERHFLAFDSTGKILWQRDDFRFCLQTQNHPIAVPDGLGNMILLINDYQRSSQNHQGYQVALKIDAAGNATWSKEGVLFRHRTFDDWPFELVGVADGQGGVIVVWEDGHPGTFSDIALQQINAAGQLGQVLTSVKEHKSSSVIRDFIVKQNYPNPFNPVTQIVIETKQPVEISCRIFDVSGKEVITLLDKKRCLGKEMIKWQGQDRLGNRVSSGIYFYEVASGRQGVAHRMLLVIEFCINNRNIRSPMEDLTL; from the coding sequence ATGAAATGGCTCACACCCCTTCTCATCGCAGCGCTCTGTTCTTTCTCGAATGCCCAGTGGTCCGCCAATCCTGATTCCAATTCCTGGATCCCCAAAGGCGGCTATGAACAAGTCCCGCTTGCCGATACGGATGGTGAAGGCGGCGTCATCGTCGCATGGGACGAAAATTTTGGCTACGGCGGCATCTGGGCGAACCGGGTGGACAAGCATGGCTACTATCGCTGGGGCTTGAATGGTGTGCGCGTCTCACCGCCGGGCGGATTACGCAATGTGACCAATGTGATTAGCGATGGCCGCAGCGGCGCGCTGATCGTTTGGGACGATTACTCCAAATCCGACCCGAGTGCGCAGAGGCCGGAGAACGAGATTTATGTGCAGCGCATAGACAGCACGGGTAGAATCTTGTGGAATGCCTCGGGCGTGCTCATTCGCGCGCGAATTCCCCAGTCGCAATGCGGAGACTATTGGATCGTCACGTCGGACCATAACACCTTCATCATCTCCTGGAATGATGACCGGCGCACGCTGGCGCCCGATCCTTACGATTTCTACGCCCAGCGTATCGATCTTGACGGCAAGCTTTACTGGCAGGCGAATGGCAAGCGTTTGAATGAAGAAACGAACGTTACAACCGGCACGCGGCGAGTTATCGAGGATAGTGAAAATGGCTTCCTAATGGTTTGGTTTAACCCTGCAGGTCAACAAGATGTTATTGTAGATCGGTTTTCCAGAACAGGAGAAATGGTTTGGTCACAGGGTCATGTCCATGCGAATACTGGAGGAGCTTTTGAAGCTGTGACAGATGGCCAAGGTGGAGTTATTGTTGTTGGTGCTTATTTCCCAGGCGGTGGTTTCGTATCGCAGGGCCGCATTCAGCGCATTGATCGTAATGGGTGTTTGTGCTGGTCGGATTCGGCCGTCGTCTTCGTTCGTAATAGAAAGCAATATCTTTCCCATCGGATCGTGCCCACACTTCATTCTGGTGCAACTGTCACATGGAGTGATTGTCAAAGCTTGGACTCCGAGCGACATTTTCTGGCATTTGACAGTACGGGAAAGATCCTTTGGCAGAGAGATGACTTTCGATTCTGTCTTCAAACCCAAAACCATCCAATCGCCGTTCCGGATGGTTTAGGCAACATGATCTTACTCATAAACGATTATCAGAGGAGCAGCCAAAACCATCAAGGCTATCAAGTCGCTCTCAAGATCGATGCTGCCGGCAATGCGACTTGGAGCAAAGAAGGGGTTTTGTTTCGCCATCGAACCTTTGATGACTGGCCTTTCGAGTTGGTTGGAGTGGCGGATGGACAAGGCGGCGTCATCGTGGTCTGGGAAGACGGGCATCCTGGTACCTTTTCCGATATTGCTTTACAACAAATCAATGCTGCCGGTCAATTGGGCCAGGTCTTGACCTCGGTCAAAGAGCATAAATCCTCAAGCGTGATAAGGGACTTTATTGTCAAACAGAATTACCCGAATCCCTTCAATCCGGTCACGCAAATCGTGATTGAAACGAAACAGCCCGTCGAAATAAGCTGTCGCATATTCGACGTGAGCGGCAAGGAGGTTATAACTTTGCTGGATAAAAAGCGTTGTCTTGGAAAAGAGATGATCAAATGGCAAGGGCAAGATCGTTTGGGTAATCGAGTGAGCAGTGGAATTTATTTTTATGAAGTGGCATCTGGACGCCAAGGTGTCGCTCATAGGATGCTTCTTGTTATTGAGTTTTGCATAAATAATAGGAATATCAGATCTCCCATGGAAGATCTGACGCTCTGA
- a CDS encoding DUF3352 domain-containing protein, with protein sequence MKKQQVYWLAAAVLAVLVLAGGWYFLRSKPGEAVTAAGPEAQEVMAPPMVLRELQKPKADEEKFLEAVRRATGAAYDSLAPAPQLAVLLQLADDPETTNRLLAVRRLGEVQTSNPARDQKLIAKLQDESAWVVEEAVLALVTVQPAAAAEPLRRLWSDLQARQQTEYVPLRETGLLVAHGRVQSAGAGSGTEFTFQLTSHAKAAPPQPAAAGEREKLARFVPAGFDLCLFFPHFKQQWEKLQNSSFVQQLTALQAWQDFKAAEPFTHVFQLGEQLDQQLGMLGGKFNYFIDPLGEEVCLASYPAGNDNRWLLVTPANLKAQTVTRVLAALGTFESRDLSVSKQTYRQQTLFNVASLRRGPLFRYALVDGFLVVATDQELLVRAIASFLDGEESSLAFQPALQVAMPQIGDASCLLAFLDPEKYFDLVPGERSAGSLAEIVARALEQITGAAPVSPLDSVSAAAPALPTPALAEETLRFIPADAIFCYATSAIPPEKFWHYVTTMRAERGAIRGFETRSNLNLGRDLISKLDPQMLYFFAGIDTSGPRYFWRQLAGVRLRQAQGMEAYVKKLLVYFYSPQDELHTEEYQGVRLHYIKSPTSFEPNFAISGDYLLLAFDRPTLRAAIDASQNRAAAMVQNSGFAAARQRLQAAEHAVAYFNAAAFCQSYRDYLAAYDRRTHLFDQADLQSRIDPLFDLLKASAPEGAGKFSAEGNGELVWSMK encoded by the coding sequence ATGAAGAAGCAGCAGGTTTACTGGTTGGCAGCGGCGGTGCTGGCGGTGCTCGTCCTGGCTGGTGGCTGGTATTTCTTGCGCAGCAAGCCGGGCGAGGCCGTTACCGCCGCCGGCCCGGAAGCGCAGGAAGTGATGGCGCCGCCGATGGTGCTGCGCGAACTGCAAAAACCCAAAGCGGACGAGGAAAAGTTTCTCGAGGCCGTGCGCCGCGCCACCGGCGCGGCGTACGATTCGCTGGCGCCGGCGCCGCAGCTCGCCGTGTTGCTGCAATTGGCGGATGACCCCGAGACCACCAACCGCCTGCTGGCAGTTCGCCGTCTCGGTGAGGTGCAGACTTCCAATCCGGCGCGCGATCAAAAACTCATCGCCAAGCTGCAGGATGAAAGTGCCTGGGTGGTGGAGGAGGCGGTGCTGGCGCTGGTGACGGTGCAGCCGGCCGCGGCGGCCGAGCCGCTGCGCCGGTTGTGGTCTGATTTGCAGGCGCGGCAGCAAACCGAATATGTTCCGCTCCGCGAGACCGGCCTGCTGGTGGCGCACGGCCGTGTGCAATCTGCCGGCGCAGGCAGCGGCACCGAGTTCACTTTTCAGTTGACCTCGCATGCGAAGGCTGCGCCGCCTCAACCCGCGGCCGCCGGTGAACGCGAAAAGCTGGCGCGCTTCGTGCCGGCCGGCTTTGATCTCTGCCTGTTTTTTCCCCATTTCAAACAGCAATGGGAAAAACTGCAAAACTCCAGCTTCGTGCAGCAGCTCACGGCTTTGCAAGCCTGGCAGGATTTCAAAGCCGCCGAACCGTTCACGCACGTGTTCCAGCTCGGCGAGCAGCTCGATCAACAACTCGGCATGCTCGGCGGCAAATTCAACTACTTCATCGATCCTTTGGGTGAGGAAGTTTGCCTGGCCTCTTATCCGGCGGGCAATGACAACCGCTGGCTGCTGGTCACGCCCGCCAATCTCAAAGCCCAGACCGTGACGCGCGTGCTCGCCGCGCTCGGCACGTTCGAGAGCCGCGATTTGAGCGTGAGCAAGCAAACCTATCGCCAGCAAACACTGTTCAACGTTGCCTCGCTGCGCCGCGGCCCGCTGTTTCGCTACGCGCTGGTCGATGGCTTTCTCGTGGTTGCCACTGACCAGGAACTGCTGGTGCGGGCCATTGCCTCGTTTCTCGATGGGGAAGAAAGCAGCCTGGCGTTTCAACCTGCTCTTCAAGTCGCGATGCCGCAGATCGGCGACGCCTCGTGCCTGCTGGCTTTTCTCGATCCGGAAAAATACTTCGATCTTGTCCCCGGCGAACGCAGCGCCGGCTCGCTGGCGGAGATTGTTGCCCGGGCCTTGGAACAAATCACCGGTGCCGCGCCGGTGAGTCCGCTGGATTCCGTTTCCGCTGCGGCGCCCGCGCTGCCAACGCCCGCGCTCGCGGAAGAAACGCTGCGCTTCATTCCCGCGGATGCGATTTTCTGCTACGCCACCAGCGCCATCCCGCCGGAGAAATTTTGGCACTACGTGACCACCATGCGGGCGGAGCGCGGCGCGATTCGCGGCTTCGAGACGCGCAGCAATCTCAACCTGGGCCGCGATCTCATCAGCAAGCTCGATCCGCAAATGCTGTACTTCTTTGCCGGCATCGATACCAGCGGTCCGCGCTACTTCTGGCGGCAGCTTGCCGGCGTGCGGCTGCGGCAGGCGCAGGGCATGGAAGCCTACGTGAAAAAGCTGCTGGTCTATTTCTATTCTCCCCAAGACGAGCTGCACACGGAAGAGTATCAGGGCGTGCGGCTGCACTACATCAAGAGTCCGACGAGCTTCGAACCCAACTTTGCGATCAGCGGCGATTATCTGTTGCTCGCGTTTGACCGGCCCACCTTACGCGCCGCGATCGACGCCAGCCAGAACCGCGCGGCGGCGATGGTGCAGAATTCGGGCTTTGCCGCGGCGCGGCAGCGGCTGCAGGCGGCAGAGCATGCGGTGGCGTATTTCAATGCCGCGGCCTTCTGCCAGAGCTATCGCGACTATCTCGCGGCCTATGACCGCCGGACGCATCTTTTCGACCAGGCTGATTTGCAGAGCCGCATCGATCCGTTGTTTGATTTGCTCAAAGCCAGCGCGCCGGAGGGGGCCGGCAAGTTCAGCGCGGAAGGCAATGGTGAGTTGGTGTGGAGCATGAAGTGA
- a CDS encoding SpoIID/LytB domain-containing protein, giving the protein MRLTNLTAFILTGWLGGNTLFAQNHTLSVRLFEILAPQALELELTESPRAAILLARQPLRDMIVAPAAAAMPGPAEPLRMAAGCWFEVQFGREVVVHTRRPVRIVRQGRTMHVQHEDFSRTLSASDTVTVAATAGTISVAVRPAGGKRPVPARPYAGTFKIYLAGNELGVINLAPIADYLAGVLAAELPAAPLAALQAQAIAARTYLVKNRQRHAAAGYQLCDLTHCQRYAGSAGVDSSMRLAVTSTCNEILTYQNKPIEVFYSSTCGGRTADDHGVWSGVDDHVYLASVADSSRQAGYCTVSPHFRWRWQIGADSLLQLWREELGDAIQAIGVSKRGADGRVRELALMGQSLHLVRGEEFRAVVCRVRGWNAVKSTAFDLQLEQKNYVFTGRGLGHGVGLCQYGALGMARQGHSYRKILRHYFPGTEIKKYPALGER; this is encoded by the coding sequence ATGCGATTGACCAACCTCACGGCTTTCATACTCACCGGCTGGCTCGGTGGCAATACTCTCTTCGCACAGAATCATACGCTCAGCGTTCGCCTCTTCGAGATTCTTGCTCCGCAAGCGCTCGAGCTGGAGTTGACCGAATCTCCCCGTGCGGCGATTCTGCTCGCCCGGCAGCCGTTGCGCGACATGATTGTGGCTCCCGCGGCAGCGGCCATGCCTGGTCCCGCCGAGCCGCTCCGCATGGCCGCAGGTTGCTGGTTCGAGGTTCAATTCGGACGCGAAGTCGTGGTGCACACGCGCCGGCCGGTTCGCATAGTGCGGCAGGGCCGCACAATGCACGTTCAGCATGAAGATTTCTCCCGCACGCTGAGTGCGAGCGATACGGTGACGGTGGCCGCTACTGCGGGCACCATTTCAGTCGCGGTCAGGCCGGCCGGCGGCAAGCGCCCGGTCCCGGCGCGGCCGTATGCCGGCACTTTCAAGATCTATCTCGCCGGCAATGAATTGGGCGTGATCAATCTTGCGCCGATTGCAGACTATCTTGCCGGTGTGCTGGCTGCCGAGCTGCCGGCCGCGCCGCTCGCCGCGTTGCAAGCGCAGGCGATTGCCGCGCGCACCTATTTGGTGAAGAACCGGCAACGCCATGCCGCTGCCGGCTATCAGCTTTGTGATTTGACGCACTGCCAGCGCTATGCCGGCAGCGCGGGCGTGGATTCGAGCATGAGGCTGGCGGTGACCAGCACCTGCAACGAGATTCTGACTTACCAAAACAAGCCCATCGAAGTCTTCTACAGCTCCACCTGCGGCGGCCGCACCGCGGATGATCACGGCGTGTGGTCAGGCGTTGATGATCATGTCTACCTCGCGAGTGTCGCTGATTCCTCGCGCCAAGCCGGTTATTGCACCGTCTCCCCGCACTTTCGCTGGCGCTGGCAGATCGGCGCCGACAGCTTGCTGCAACTGTGGCGGGAGGAGCTGGGCGATGCCATTCAAGCGATCGGGGTCAGCAAGCGCGGCGCAGACGGCCGTGTGCGCGAGCTGGCGCTGATGGGACAGTCGCTTCATCTCGTGCGCGGGGAAGAATTTCGTGCGGTGGTCTGCCGGGTGCGAGGATGGAATGCCGTGAAGAGCACCGCGTTCGATCTGCAACTCGAACAAAAGAATTATGTGTTCACCGGCCGGGGCTTGGGGCACGGCGTGGGATTGTGCCAGTACGGCGCCCTTGGCATGGCGCGGCAGGGGCATTCCTATCGCAAGATTTTGCGGCACTATTTCCCGGGAACGGAAATCAAAAAGTATCCGGCGTTGGGGGAGCGGTAG